One Panicum virgatum strain AP13 chromosome 3N, P.virgatum_v5, whole genome shotgun sequence DNA segment encodes these proteins:
- the LOC120665578 gene encoding DUF21 domain-containing protein At4g14240-like, with translation MAAAAGRARAVSLAAAVRVVAATARPASSAAAAAGVGAMALIVQGEDTAFGTLEWWAYAGTSCFLVLFAGIMSGLTLGLMSLGLVELEILQRSGTDAEKAQAAAILPVVQKQHQLLVTLLLCNAASMEALPIFLDRIFHPVVAVILSVTFVLAFGEVIPQAICTRYGLAVGANFVWLVRILMVICYPIAYPIGKLLDCALGHNESALFRRAQLKALVSIHGKEAGKGGELTRDETTIISGALDLTEKTAAEAMTPIESTFSLDVDSKLDWEAIGKILARGHSRVPVYSGNPKNIIGLLLVKSLLTVRAETETPVSAVSIRRIPRVPSDMPLYDILNEFQKGSSHMAAVVKAKPKTEPPADKTEPNREAVGPAQLTAPLLSNAEERADNVVVDIERPHNRQVNGNTASNTMPRASEDIEDGEVVGIITLEDVFEELLQEEIVDETDEYVDVHKRIRVAAAAAASSVARAPSVRRLTGQKAAGAQNRQGQQQPAGILKKPTEGESNPSKQVNLVEPLLENRR, from the exons atggcggcggcggcggggagggcgcgggcggtgagcctggcggcggcggtgcgggtggtggcggcgacggcgcggcccgcgtcgagcgcggccgcggcggcgggggtgggcgcGATGGCGCTGATCGTGCAGGGGGAGGACACGGCGTTCGGGACGCTGGAGTGGTGGGCGTACGCGGGCACCTCCTGCTTCCTCGTGCTCTTCGCCGGGATCATGTCCGGGCTCACCCTGGGGCTCATGTCTCTCGGCCTCGTCGAGCTGGAGATCCTCCAGCGCAGCGGCACGGACGCCGAGAAGGCGCAGGCTG CTGCCATCCTTCCGGTTGTTCAAAAGCAGCACCAGCTTCTTGTCACCCTGCTGTTGTGTAATGCTGCTTCCATGGAG GCACTTCCTATATTTCTTGACAGGATTTTTCATCCTGTTGTTGCTGTAATATTATCAGTGACGTTTGTTCTTGCCTTTGGAGAG GTTATACCACAAGCCATCTGTACCAGATATGGTCTAGCAGTGGGTGCTAACTTTGTATGGCTCGTACGGATCCTCATGGTCATCTGCTATCCAATTGCTTACCCCATTGGGAAG CTCTTGGACTGCGCTCTTGGGCACAATGAGTCTGCACTTTTTAGGCGAGCTCAGTTGAAAGCTCTAGTTTCAATCCATGGCAAAGAG GCTGGCAAGGGTGGAGAGCTTACTCGTGATGAGACTACAATCATAAGTGGAGCCTTGGATCTGACTGAAAAG ACTGCTGCAGAAGCTATGACACCTATTGAGTCAACTTTCTCACTAGATGTGGATTCCAAGCTGGATTG GGAAGCGATTGGAAAAATTCTTGCTCGTGGTCACAGCCGTGTTCCTGTATACTCAGGAAACCCTAAAAATATTATTGGTCTCCTGTTG GTGAAAAGTCTTTTGACTGTTCGTGCTGAAACAGAGACACCAGTTAGTGCTGTTTCAATTAGAAGGATTCCAAG GGTTCCGTCAGACATGCCTCTGTATGATATACTCAATGAGTTTCAGAAAGGAAGTAGTCATATGGCTGCTGTTGTGAAGGCTAAACCCAAAACTGAACCACCTGCTGACAAAACTGAACCAAACAGGGAAGCAGTTGGGCCAGCACAGTTGACTGCTCCCTTGTTATCTAATGCTGAAGAAAGGGCAGACAATGTGGTTGTTGATATTGAAAGACCACATAACAGGCAGGTTAATGGAAACACAGCATCGAACACAATGCCTAGGGCATCAGAGGATATCGAGGATGGTGAGGTTGTTGGTATCATCACACTTGAAGATGTCTTTGAAGAACTCCTGCAG GAGGAGATAGTGGATGAGACTGATGAATATGTTGATGTTCATAAAAG GATCcgagtggctgctgctgctgctgcatcatcGGTTGCAAGGGCTCCATCTGTTAGGAGATTAACGGGTCAAAAGGCTGCA